The genomic region CCTAAAACCCTATCATTTTTCGCTCGATGGTATTGCATCCCAACACGATTTAATGAACACCGGATTTGGTCAGTATGGCGAAATGAACAATGCCTGGACGGCTACGGATGCAAAGGGTTTTATTAAAATCCTCGGAAATGCACCAACTATTTATTCACAGGTAAATGCCCTCGATTATGATTAAGACAGGTATTATTGGCGGTTCGGGCTATACCGCCGGAGAGTTATTACGTTTGCTCCAAAACCATCCCAAAGCAACAGTCGACTTTGTATATAGCACGACCAATGCCGGAAAATCCGTTACAGATGTGCATCAGGATTTGCTGGGCGATACGGATCTGCTCTTTACCGATACGATCAATCCCGAAGTAAATCTTGTTTTTCTTTGCTTAGGCCACGGTCAGTCGAAGGCTTTTCTGGAAAAACATCATTTTGCTCCCCATACGCGTATTATCGATCTGGGTAATGATTTTCGTTTACATCCCGATGCCGGTTCTTTTGTGTACGGCCTACCGGAACTAAACCGTAAAAAGATCAAAATGGCTCAGTTTGTAGCCAATCCAGGTTGCTTTGCTACTGCGATACAACTGGCATTAGTACCTTTAGCACAGGATCAGGAACTACAAAACAGTATTCATATTAACGCGACTACCGGTAGTACGGGTGCTGGTGTACAACCTTCCGGAACTACACATCACAGTTGGCGGACTAATAATATGTCGCATTACAAAGCTTTTGAACACCAGCATCTTGGCGAAATCCAACAAAGTCTGGACAAACTGCAACCCGGTTTTAATCAGGAGTTGCTGTTTATTCCAAACCGAGGGGATTTTAGTCGTGGGATTTTTGTGACCCTATATACCCAAACGGAGAAATCACTGGATGCTATTGTTGCCTTATACAAAACTTTTTATCAGGATCATCCTTTTGTGGTTGTTACTACCGACACCATTCATCTAAAACAGGTAGTGCAAACCAACAAATGTATCATCAGTCTGGAAAAAAAAGGAAAATACCTGTTAATCACTTCCATTATCGATAACCTGATAAAAGGTGCTTCGGGACAGGCGATACAAAATATGAACCTGATGTTTGGTCTGGACGAAAAAACCGGACTGCAACTAAAATCAGGCAGTTTTTAACCCCTTTAATTTTTTAACAATGTCTTTATTTAATGTTTATCCAATATACAACCTCACTCCTGTCCGCGCTTTAAACGCAACGGTATGGGATACTAACAACCAGGAATATCTTGATTTTTATGGGGGTCACGGTGTGATTTCCATTGGTCATTCGCATCCGGCCTATGTAAAAGCCATTACCGATCAGGTTGGAAAAATCGGTTTTTATTCCAATTCCATTCAAAACCCGATACAGGAACAATTGGCGCAAAAGCTGACTTCCCTATCCGGTTATCCCGACTATTCGCTGTTTTTGTGTAATTCCGGTGCCGAAGCCAACGAAAATGCCTTAAAACTGGCCTCCTTTCACAACGGAAAAGCAAAAGTTATTGCGTTTCAAAAAGCGTTTCACGGACGAACCTCTGCCGCTGTTGCGGTAACTGATAATCCATCGATCGTCGCGCCGCTGAACAGCAAACACGAGGTTGTTTTTCTTCCGTTAAACGACAGTGAGGCTGTTGCCCAGGAAATCGCCAAAGGAGATGTTTGTGCCGTGATTATCGAGGGAATTCAAGGCGTAGGCGGCTTGGACGAGGGAACTACGTCCTTTT from Flavobacterium sp. WV_118_3 harbors:
- the argC gene encoding N-acetyl-gamma-glutamyl-phosphate reductase, with amino-acid sequence MIKTGIIGGSGYTAGELLRLLQNHPKATVDFVYSTTNAGKSVTDVHQDLLGDTDLLFTDTINPEVNLVFLCLGHGQSKAFLEKHHFAPHTRIIDLGNDFRLHPDAGSFVYGLPELNRKKIKMAQFVANPGCFATAIQLALVPLAQDQELQNSIHINATTGSTGAGVQPSGTTHHSWRTNNMSHYKAFEHQHLGEIQQSLDKLQPGFNQELLFIPNRGDFSRGIFVTLYTQTEKSLDAIVALYKTFYQDHPFVVVTTDTIHLKQVVQTNKCIISLEKKGKYLLITSIIDNLIKGASGQAIQNMNLMFGLDEKTGLQLKSGSF
- a CDS encoding aminotransferase class III-fold pyridoxal phosphate-dependent enzyme; translation: MSLFNVYPIYNLTPVRALNATVWDTNNQEYLDFYGGHGVISIGHSHPAYVKAITDQVGKIGFYSNSIQNPIQEQLAQKLTSLSGYPDYSLFLCNSGAEANENALKLASFHNGKAKVIAFQKAFHGRTSAAVAVTDNPSIVAPLNSKHEVVFLPLNDSEAVAQEIAKGDVCAVIIEGIQGVGGLDEGTTSFFQFLQQICNTNNVVLILDEIQSGYGRSGLFFAHQHHAIQPDIISVAKGMGNGFPIGGILIHPKFKASYGLLGTTFGGNHLACAAALSVLETIEQEQLIANVNLIHDYFITQIQQIPAVKKIKGKGLMLGLEFDFDVSELRQKLIYEAHIFTGNASQKNLLRILPPLSITQKQIDLFVNGLEKVLTPLN